GCAATCTATTTCTTGGCCTTGACACGTAGTCATCGGACTCGTACAGATAAAAATCTCATTCATTTTGATGACGAGCAACTTCATCTTTCTGGCTTGCTACAGAAAAAAACAAGCTCTATCCCTCTAGAAATTGATTTAACACCAAAAGGGCGTGTGACTAAGGTCAATCACTTAAAACAAGCGCGCCTATCAGACTATATTGGACATATGAATGTTGTCCTCTTCGCACCTGAAGATCTCCAGCTAATTAAAGGAGCACCTTCTGTCCGTCGAAAGTTTATAGACATTGAACTGGGACAAATTAAACCAATCTACTTGTCAGACTTGTCAAACTATAACCATATACTCAAGCAAAGAAATACTTATCTAAAATCCAGCCAGAAGATTGATGAAACATTTCTGTCAGTCTTAGATGATCAGTTAATAGATTATGGTTGTCGCGTTATAAAGCATCGGATAAAATTCATTAAAGACTTAGAGAAATTTGGCCAAAAAAAACACTTAGAAATTTCAAATAAATTAGAAGAACTGTCAATATCTTATCAATCATCTGTCAACTTCACTGATGAAGAACAGCTAACAAGTTCTTTTAAAATTGCTTTGGAGAAAAGCAGATCCAGAGACTTATTTAAAAAGAATACTGGAGTTG
This Streptococcus oralis DNA region includes the following protein-coding sequences:
- the recF gene encoding DNA replication/repair protein RecF (All proteins in this family for which functions are known are DNA-binding proteins that assist the filamentation of RecA onto DNA for the initiation of recombination or recombinational repair.), with product MWLQHLTIKTFRNYKEAKIDFNPKLNVFLGQNAQGKTNILEAIYFLALTRSHRTRTDKNLIHFDDEQLHLSGLLQKKTSSIPLEIDLTPKGRVTKVNHLKQARLSDYIGHMNVVLFAPEDLQLIKGAPSVRRKFIDIELGQIKPIYLSDLSNYNHILKQRNTYLKSSQKIDETFLSVLDDQLIDYGCRVIKHRIKFIKDLEKFGQKKHLEISNKLEELSISYQSSVNFTDEEQLTSSFKIALEKSRSRDLFKKNTGVGPHRDDISFYINAMDASFGSQGQHRSLVLSIKLAEIELMESITNESPILLLDDVMSELDNTRQLKLLETISQSIQTFITTTSLDHLQNLPENLSIFNIQNGKISVNQH